A segment of the Campylobacter vulpis genome:
ACTTTTTCTAGCTCTTCTTCGCTGTTATAAAGTGCATTACAACCCCCACAATTACTATGCCCACAAACGACAATGTTTTTAATTTGCAAACTTGTAAGTGCGTATTCTATCGCTGAGGTTGTAGCTAGGTAATCCTCCCCTACACGGTAAGGCGGGACGATATTTGCAATATTTCTTATGACAAAAAGCTCACCCGGACCTGTATTTGTGATGAGATTAGGGATTACCCTAGAATCAGAACAGCCTATGAAAAGCGTATGAGGATTTTGCTTATTTTTCAAACTTTCAAAAAGTGCAGAATGCTCTTTAAAGTCTTCTTGCATAAATTTAATTGCACCGCTAATAAGATTTTCCATAATTTTCCCTACCTAATAAAACTTGATTATAGTAAATTTGTGTAAAAGAAAGATTAATTTACTATTTTTTAAAAAAAGTATGCTAAATTTCACAATTTAAAATTTAAGGAGTATATAATGAGTCTTTATGATAGAGATTATTCTAAATCTAGCACATTTGAAAACACTCGTTCAAGCGAATTAAGCGTTTTTATTAAGCAAACTTACCAGCTTTTTGCCGCTTCACTTTTGGCAGCGACAGCGGGTGCTTATATAGGAATTTTTGCTTTAGCACAATTTTTTGTGCAGTCTCAAATCACATTTTGGATTCTTTTTGCAGTTGAGTTAGGTTTGCTTTTCGGCTTAATGTATAAGAAAAGAGAAGCTCCGCTTAATCTCATCTTGCTTTTTGCTTTTACTTTTGTTTCAGGACTTACGCTCACGCCTTTACTGATTTCTGTTTTGGCATTACCAGCGGGTGGAGTGATTGTAGCACAGGCTTTTGCTTTGACAACAGTGGCTTTTGGAGGGCTTAGCATTTTTGCGATGAATACTAAAAAAGACTTTACGATGATGGGTAAGGCTTTATTTATTGTTTTAATTGTCGTTGTGGCGGCATCTTTGCTTAATCTTTTCTTTCAAAGTAGTCTTTTAAATTTAGCAGTTTCTGCTGTAGCGGCGATACTCTTTTCATTTTATATCCTCTATGATACACAAAATATCATACGCGGAAATTATGAAACGCCTATTGAGGGTGCAGTGGCACTTTATCTTGACTTTGTCAATCTTTTTGTATCTTTACTTAACATCTTAAGAAGTTTTAATAGTCGATAAAATTTGCGAGTTTTCTCGCAAATTTTGGGATTTCAAACTCTTTTCAAGCTTTTTTGGCTACAATGTAAATTTAAATTTTTTATCTTAGGATTTAGTTATGATGACTCTTTTAATTGTTTTACAATTTGTGATTGTTGTGGTGATTTGTATCGCTGTGTTGCTCCAAAAAAGCTCAAGTATAGGTCTTGGTGCGTATAGTGGAAGTAATGAAAGCCTTTTTGGTGCGAAAGGTCCTGCGGGATTTTTAGCCAAATTTACCTTTATAATGGGACTTTTACTCATAGCAAACACCATAGCTCTAGGCTATCTTTATAATAGTTCTAATAAAAATTCCTTAGCAGAAAAAGTGCAAATCGACTCTAATACAACTTTACCTAATTTACCAGCAGCTATACCTAGTGCGCCAAGCGCTCCACAGCTTCCAAACGAAGTCAATTCAAGCAAATAAGGACTAAAATGCTAAACGAAATTTATGAAAAACAAAAAACTCAAGCGGAAAAAAGTTTAGAAGCTTTAAAAAAAGATTTTACAACGCTAAGAACAGGTAAGGTTAATATCCATATCTTAGATCCTATTCAAGTGGATTATTACGGAAGTGCAACTCCGCTAAATCAAGTCGCTACTGTGTTAGCAAGTGATGCTTCAACC
Coding sequences within it:
- a CDS encoding carbonic anhydrase translates to MENLISGAIKFMQEDFKEHSALFESLKNKQNPHTLFIGCSDSRVIPNLITNTGPGELFVIRNIANIVPPYRVGEDYLATTSAIEYALTSLQIKNIVVCGHSNCGGCNALYNSEEELEKVPNVKKWLAMLEPIKKDVLLFANNDLAMRAWLTEKLNLVNSLQNILTYPGVEKALEEGKIEVHAWYYIIETGEIYEYDFKAKIFTLIQNRRNV
- a CDS encoding Bax inhibitor-1/YccA family protein; translated protein: MSLYDRDYSKSSTFENTRSSELSVFIKQTYQLFAASLLAATAGAYIGIFALAQFFVQSQITFWILFAVELGLLFGLMYKKREAPLNLILLFAFTFVSGLTLTPLLISVLALPAGGVIVAQAFALTTVAFGGLSIFAMNTKKDFTMMGKALFIVLIVVVAASLLNLFFQSSLLNLAVSAVAAILFSFYILYDTQNIIRGNYETPIEGAVALYLDFVNLFVSLLNILRSFNSR
- the secG gene encoding preprotein translocase subunit SecG, which produces MMTLLIVLQFVIVVVICIAVLLQKSSSIGLGAYSGSNESLFGAKGPAGFLAKFTFIMGLLLIANTIALGYLYNSSNKNSLAEKVQIDSNTTLPNLPAAIPSAPSAPQLPNEVNSSK